The following proteins come from a genomic window of Nocardioides albertanoniae:
- a CDS encoding sensor histidine kinase codes for MRDVTIRMPLRLLPPVVPPLVAWAVAVAMLVVSPGLDAADSEVAGIPRLGAAGWWFALLVLTAQAVVLLGRRARPLTVLLAVAAGSVVMALGGAGDATSLTSAAVLVAVWSAATGADLPRRRWQLLGALLGAGLLVALGGLLSQVDIGLPTGSAVLAGLVQGVGVILAPALLAVVVRARREAREARSDLAVAVDREQSAQVAAAIAEERTAMARELHDIAAHHLTGIAVMTGAVERQIDTDPAGAKEAVRQVRTQSTAMLRELRGLVTLLRAPDDPAEAGEQERLSHLPDLVAGARRTGLDVDLEILGSEAAARTGVGPLAQLSAYRTVQESLANAARHAPGARCQVVLDASDPASIVLTVRNGPATGPASGAAPSPARRGLGLVGMRERADLTDSTLEAGPTADGGWQTRLRMPATVTAAEEVAG; via the coding sequence ATGCGCGACGTGACGATCCGGATGCCGCTGCGGCTGCTCCCACCTGTGGTCCCACCCCTGGTGGCCTGGGCGGTGGCGGTGGCGATGCTGGTCGTCTCCCCCGGCCTCGATGCCGCCGACTCCGAGGTCGCCGGGATCCCCAGGCTCGGTGCCGCCGGCTGGTGGTTCGCGCTGCTCGTGCTGACCGCCCAGGCCGTCGTGCTCCTGGGCCGACGCGCTCGGCCGCTGACCGTGCTGCTGGCCGTGGCCGCCGGCTCGGTCGTGATGGCGCTCGGCGGTGCCGGCGACGCGACGAGCCTGACCTCGGCCGCGGTGCTGGTGGCCGTGTGGTCGGCGGCGACCGGCGCCGACCTCCCACGCAGGCGGTGGCAGCTGCTCGGCGCGCTCCTCGGCGCCGGCCTGCTCGTCGCTCTCGGCGGGCTCCTGAGCCAGGTCGACATCGGCCTGCCGACCGGCAGCGCGGTCCTCGCCGGTCTCGTCCAGGGCGTGGGTGTGATCCTCGCGCCCGCGCTGCTGGCCGTCGTGGTGCGGGCGCGGCGCGAGGCTCGGGAGGCGCGCTCCGACCTCGCCGTGGCCGTCGACCGCGAGCAGTCCGCGCAGGTCGCCGCCGCGATCGCCGAGGAGCGCACGGCGATGGCCCGCGAGCTCCACGACATCGCCGCCCACCACCTGACCGGCATCGCCGTGATGACCGGGGCGGTCGAGCGACAGATCGACACCGACCCGGCCGGCGCGAAGGAGGCCGTGCGCCAGGTGCGCACCCAGAGCACGGCGATGCTGCGCGAGCTGCGGGGTCTGGTCACGCTCCTACGCGCCCCCGATGACCCCGCGGAAGCCGGAGAGCAGGAGCGCCTCTCCCATCTTCCCGACCTCGTCGCCGGCGCCCGGCGCACCGGCCTCGACGTCGACCTGGAGATCCTCGGCTCCGAGGCGGCCGCCCGCACGGGCGTCGGACCGCTCGCCCAGCTCTCCGCCTACCGCACCGTGCAGGAGTCTCTCGCCAACGCCGCCCGGCACGCGCCGGGTGCCCGCTGCCAGGTGGTTCTCGACGCCAGCGACCCTGCCTCGATCGTGCTGACGGTGCGCAACGGACCCGCCACCGGACCCGCCTCCGGGGCCGCGCCGTCCCCGGCGCGGCGTGGGCTGGGCCTGGTGGGCATGCGGGAGCGAGCCGACCTGACCGACTCCACCCTCGAGGCCGGCCCGACCGCCGACGGCGGCTGGCAGACCCGGTTGCGGATGCCGGCGACCGTGACCGCGGCCGAGGAGGTGGCCGGATGA
- a CDS encoding type II CAAX endopeptidase family protein, which translates to MTTTPPTTLSVVEPEAGLRAFVRRHELSTFFVLALAASWLAWTPYVLSGNGLGVWGFTFPGGVIGGQVLGMLPGAYLGPIGSAVLVTALASGRAGLRDWGRRLVRWRASWRWYAGILIGAPAAMILATQLTGGQMSQPSQTWLLVLAAYVPGLILQMITTGLAEEPGWRDFALPRLQRKVGPLGSAFVLGPIWALWHMPLFLTEWGGWPDAPWYRPLVFAGFCLTFGVIMTWVFNRTGQSLLLAMLLHTSVNNYASVASGELFPGVGHDHFQAALLVAATLGALVTIVATRGRLGYRRPAPESPRSPLPR; encoded by the coding sequence ATGACCACGACCCCTCCGACCACACTCTCGGTCGTCGAGCCGGAGGCGGGCCTGCGGGCCTTCGTACGCCGCCACGAGCTCTCGACGTTTTTCGTGCTCGCCCTCGCCGCCAGCTGGCTGGCCTGGACCCCCTACGTGCTCTCCGGGAACGGGCTGGGCGTCTGGGGGTTCACCTTCCCCGGCGGCGTCATCGGTGGTCAGGTGCTCGGGATGCTGCCCGGCGCCTACCTCGGCCCGATCGGCAGCGCCGTGCTCGTCACCGCTCTCGCCAGTGGACGCGCGGGCCTGCGCGACTGGGGCAGGCGGCTGGTTCGCTGGCGGGCGAGCTGGCGCTGGTACGCCGGGATCCTGATCGGCGCACCGGCCGCGATGATCCTCGCGACCCAGCTCACCGGCGGCCAGATGTCGCAGCCGTCGCAGACGTGGCTGCTCGTGCTGGCGGCGTACGTGCCGGGCCTGATCCTGCAGATGATCACCACCGGTCTCGCCGAGGAGCCGGGCTGGCGCGACTTCGCCCTCCCTCGCCTGCAGCGCAAGGTCGGTCCGCTCGGGTCGGCGTTCGTGCTCGGGCCGATCTGGGCGCTGTGGCACATGCCGCTCTTCCTGACCGAGTGGGGCGGCTGGCCGGACGCGCCCTGGTATCGCCCGCTCGTCTTCGCCGGGTTCTGCCTCACCTTCGGTGTGATCATGACCTGGGTCTTCAACCGCACCGGCCAGAGTCTGCTGCTGGCGATGCTGTTGCACACCAGCGTCAACAACTACGCCTCGGTGGCCTCGGGCGAGCTCTTCCCCGGGGTCGGCCACGACCACTTCCAGGCCGCGCTGCTGGTCGCGGCCACGCTCGGCGCGCTGGTCACCATCGTGGCTACACGGGGGCGGCTTGGCTATCGGCGACCGGCTCCGGAGTCGCCGCGGAGTCCTCTTCCACGCTGA
- a CDS encoding MFS transporter: MPHSPTQARRVLVGFAFASLGNGLTLPFLYVYMAQVRDLGSSTAGWMFAWMGLVGLAAAPGVGALLDRVGPRPVLMGALALEAVSIGSLGFVDGLVPVMIVLAGVVVGASPLWPGTTTLLAGMVPAHGRERAYGFAFLGLNAGIGVGGLVSAFLVDVGRPESFQVLYLCDALAYLAYAVVLAILVRSPGPSSSDETATAAAGSWGEVLRDRRAVALFGCGVLAVTFGYGQLEAGATAYAVDVAEVPATALGWAFAANAAVIVCGQVALLRLTSRWRRTTALACAVLTWSLAWTVLATADLMPTAGAVAAIVVGLAVFGLGETLWAPVVTGLANTIAPDRLRGRYNACLGLTLTLGQILGPAIAGSLIGSGLGHLWAFVVIGGTLATGLVLTRLRALLSVEEDSAATPEPVADSQAAPV; encoded by the coding sequence GTGCCCCACTCCCCCACGCAGGCCCGCCGCGTGCTCGTCGGCTTCGCCTTCGCCTCCCTCGGCAACGGCCTCACCCTGCCTTTCCTCTACGTCTACATGGCCCAGGTGCGCGACCTCGGATCCTCGACGGCGGGCTGGATGTTCGCCTGGATGGGCCTGGTCGGACTGGCTGCCGCTCCCGGGGTCGGAGCACTCCTCGACCGCGTCGGGCCGCGGCCCGTGCTGATGGGCGCGCTCGCGCTCGAGGCCGTCTCGATCGGGTCGCTCGGCTTCGTCGACGGGCTCGTGCCGGTGATGATCGTGCTCGCCGGCGTCGTCGTCGGCGCCTCGCCGCTGTGGCCCGGCACGACGACCCTGCTCGCCGGGATGGTGCCCGCACACGGCCGCGAGCGGGCCTACGGGTTCGCCTTCCTGGGCCTGAACGCGGGCATCGGCGTAGGTGGCCTCGTCAGCGCGTTCCTGGTCGACGTCGGGCGTCCGGAGTCCTTCCAGGTGCTCTACCTGTGCGATGCGCTCGCCTATCTGGCCTACGCCGTCGTGCTGGCGATCCTCGTCCGCTCCCCCGGGCCGAGCAGCTCGGACGAGACCGCGACCGCGGCGGCCGGCAGCTGGGGCGAGGTGCTGCGCGACCGCCGCGCGGTGGCCCTGTTCGGCTGTGGCGTGCTCGCGGTGACCTTCGGCTACGGGCAGCTCGAGGCCGGTGCGACGGCCTACGCCGTCGACGTCGCCGAGGTGCCGGCGACCGCCCTCGGCTGGGCCTTCGCCGCCAACGCCGCGGTGATCGTCTGCGGGCAGGTGGCGCTGCTGCGGCTCACCTCCCGGTGGCGGCGTACGACGGCGCTGGCCTGTGCGGTGCTGACCTGGTCGCTGGCCTGGACCGTGCTGGCGACCGCCGACCTGATGCCCACCGCCGGCGCCGTGGCCGCGATCGTGGTCGGTCTCGCGGTCTTCGGCCTCGGCGAGACGCTGTGGGCTCCGGTGGTGACCGGCCTGGCCAACACCATCGCCCCCGACCGCCTGCGCGGCCGCTACAACGCCTGCCTCGGACTCACCCTGACCCTCGGTCAGATCCTCGGCCCGGCGATCGCCGGCTCGCTCATCGGCAGCGGCCTCGGTCACCTGTGGGCGTTCGTCGTGATCGGCGGAACGCTCGCCACCGGCCTGGTGCTGACCCGGCTTCGCGCGCTGCTCAGCGTGGAAGAGGACTCCGCGGCGACTCCGGAGCCGGTCGCCGATAGCCAAGCCGCCCCCGTGTAG
- a CDS encoding pyridoxal phosphate-dependent decarboxylase family protein: MSAPHLGHLFHPDNARDYTRGISEALDLLVDKLDTLDGPTTGLSPEVAAKPVDEVDLDTPLTDGAAALAEVSRLWLDDAVWFHDPSYAAHLNCPVVIPALVGELLMSAVNTSMDTFDQSVGATFMERRLVDWTAARAGYPEPTRDGIFTSGGSQSNLQALLLARGEAERRGVPVDRLRFLTSADSHFSIAKSARLLGMGEDAAISVPTDADHRMDVAALRKALDDCVVDGLVPAAVVATAGTTDFGVIDPLHAIAEACQDFNVWFHVDAAYGGGLLVSPRYRHLLDGIERSDSVTVDYHKTWFQPVSSSALLVRDRASLQHASWYADYLNPRESENPNQVDKSLQTTRRFDALKLWLTLRTMGADQIGAYLESVIDLAREVYDVLSLQPDIELVTPSQLSTVVFRYADPHLGSTGLDDAAVCELNRRIRAEMWSGGRSVVAATKVDGRQFLKLTLLNPKASLQDILDIIEQVRTLGLTLGRAVPEVAR, from the coding sequence GTGAGCGCACCGCACCTGGGGCATCTGTTCCACCCAGACAATGCTCGTGACTACACCCGCGGAATCTCGGAGGCACTCGATCTGCTCGTCGACAAGCTCGACACACTCGACGGACCCACCACCGGCCTCTCTCCCGAGGTGGCCGCGAAGCCGGTCGACGAGGTCGACCTGGACACCCCGCTCACCGACGGCGCCGCCGCGCTCGCCGAGGTCAGCCGGCTGTGGCTCGACGACGCGGTCTGGTTCCACGACCCGTCCTACGCCGCGCACCTGAACTGCCCCGTCGTCATCCCCGCCCTCGTGGGCGAGCTGCTGATGTCGGCGGTCAACACCTCGATGGACACCTTCGACCAGTCGGTCGGCGCCACCTTCATGGAGCGCCGTCTCGTCGACTGGACCGCCGCCCGTGCGGGCTACCCCGAGCCCACGCGCGACGGCATCTTCACCAGCGGCGGCAGCCAGTCCAACCTGCAGGCGCTGCTGCTGGCCCGTGGCGAGGCCGAGCGGCGCGGCGTGCCCGTCGACCGGCTGCGCTTCCTCACCTCCGCCGACAGCCACTTCTCCATCGCCAAGTCGGCGCGCCTGCTCGGCATGGGGGAGGACGCCGCGATCTCGGTGCCGACCGACGCCGACCACCGGATGGACGTCGCGGCCCTGCGCAAGGCGCTCGACGACTGCGTCGTCGACGGCCTCGTGCCGGCCGCGGTCGTGGCCACCGCCGGCACCACCGACTTCGGGGTGATCGACCCGCTGCACGCGATCGCCGAGGCGTGCCAGGACTTCAACGTCTGGTTCCACGTCGACGCGGCGTACGGTGGCGGGCTCCTGGTCTCGCCGAGATATCGCCACCTGCTCGACGGTATCGAGCGCTCCGACTCCGTCACCGTCGACTACCACAAGACCTGGTTCCAACCGGTCTCCTCCAGCGCGCTCCTGGTCAGGGACCGGGCGAGCCTGCAGCACGCCTCCTGGTACGCCGACTACCTCAACCCCCGCGAGTCGGAGAACCCCAACCAGGTCGACAAGTCGCTGCAGACCACCCGCCGCTTCGACGCGCTCAAGCTGTGGCTGACGCTGCGCACGATGGGGGCCGACCAGATCGGTGCCTACCTCGAGTCGGTGATCGACCTGGCGCGGGAGGTCTACGACGTGCTCAGCCTGCAGCCCGACATCGAGCTCGTCACGCCCTCGCAGCTCTCCACGGTCGTCTTCCGTTACGCCGACCCGCACCTGGGCTCCACCGGGCTCGACGACGCCGCCGTCTGCGAGCTCAACCGTCGTATCCGCGCGGAGATGTGGAGCGGTGGCCGTAGCGTCGTCGCCGCGACCAAGGTCGACGGCCGTCAGTTCCTCAAGCTCACCCTGCTCAACCCCAAGGCCTCGCTCCAGGACATCCTCGACATCATCGAGCAGGTCCGTACGCTGGGGCTCACCTTGGGCCGTGCCGTCCCGGAGGTCGCCCGATGA
- a CDS encoding lysine N(6)-hydroxylase/L-ornithine N(5)-oxygenase family protein → MTKPRTVFTDADSDTDSGVETAPPVHDLVGIGLGPFNLGLAALADPISELDCLFLEARDRFDWHPGMLLDDATLQVPFLADLVTMADPTSRYSFLNFLKQTGRIYPFYIRENFLPHRREYNHYCQWVAEQLDSVRFGQQVVSVEHDGEAYVITTASDQGDQAQTHRARRLVLGTGTAPHVPEPAREAVAAEGPAIHSADYLARKDELVGRSSITVVGSGQSAAEIYLDLLTAQPDHDYQLAWLTRSPRFFSMEYTKLTLELTSPEYSAYFQSLPAEKRSDLLRSQQSLYKGISGDTIDAIHEALYTRSVSGAAETTMLTNTELRGVTRTETGYHLALHHVEQEEDYEMSTEGLVLATGYRAGVPAFLEPVRDRIRFDEQGRYAAGPTFSVDHGDREIWVQNGEEHTHGFVAPDLGMGAYRSSVILAAVLGREPYPIEKRVAFQEFGVPDRFRVMSDHSQTEPTEESR, encoded by the coding sequence ATGACCAAGCCCCGCACCGTGTTCACCGACGCCGATTCAGACACCGATTCCGGCGTGGAGACCGCACCCCCTGTCCACGACCTCGTGGGCATCGGGCTCGGCCCGTTCAACCTCGGCCTGGCGGCTCTCGCCGACCCGATCAGCGAGCTCGACTGCCTCTTCCTCGAGGCCCGTGACCGGTTCGACTGGCACCCGGGGATGCTGCTCGACGACGCCACCCTGCAGGTGCCGTTCCTCGCCGACCTGGTGACGATGGCCGACCCGACGTCGCGCTACAGCTTCCTCAACTTCCTCAAGCAGACCGGCCGGATCTACCCGTTCTACATCCGGGAGAACTTCCTGCCCCACCGGCGCGAGTACAACCACTACTGCCAGTGGGTCGCCGAACAGCTCGACTCCGTCAGGTTCGGGCAGCAGGTCGTCTCCGTGGAGCACGACGGCGAGGCGTACGTCATCACGACCGCCTCCGACCAGGGCGATCAAGCACAGACCCATCGGGCCAGGCGGCTGGTGCTCGGCACCGGCACGGCGCCGCACGTGCCCGAGCCTGCCCGCGAGGCGGTGGCGGCCGAGGGGCCGGCGATCCACAGCGCCGACTATCTGGCTCGCAAGGACGAGCTCGTCGGCCGCAGCAGCATCACCGTGGTCGGCAGCGGGCAGTCGGCCGCCGAGATCTACCTCGATCTGCTGACCGCCCAGCCCGACCACGACTACCAGCTGGCGTGGCTGACCCGCAGCCCGCGGTTCTTCTCGATGGAATACACCAAGCTCACCCTCGAGCTGACCTCGCCGGAGTACTCCGCCTACTTCCAGTCGCTGCCGGCCGAGAAGCGCAGTGACCTGCTGAGGTCGCAGCAGAGCCTCTACAAGGGCATCTCGGGCGACACCATCGACGCGATCCACGAGGCGCTCTACACCCGCTCGGTCAGCGGAGCCGCCGAGACCACGATGCTCACCAACACCGAGCTGCGCGGAGTGACCCGCACCGAGACCGGCTACCACCTCGCGCTGCACCACGTGGAGCAGGAGGAGGACTACGAGATGTCGACCGAGGGGCTCGTGCTCGCCACCGGCTACCGCGCCGGCGTCCCGGCCTTCCTCGAGCCCGTCCGCGACCGGATCCGCTTCGACGAGCAGGGCCGGTACGCCGCCGGCCCGACCTTCTCCGTCGACCACGGCGACCGCGAGATCTGGGTGCAGAACGGCGAGGAGCACACCCACGGCTTCGTCGCCCCCGACCTGGGCATGGGCGCCTATCGCAGCTCGGTGATCCTCGCCGCCGTGCTCGGCCGGGAGCCCTATCCGATCGAGAAGCGGGTCGCCTTCCAGGAGTTCGGGGTGCCCGACCGCTTCAGAGTCATGTCCGATCACAGCCAGACCGAGCCGACGGAGGAGAGCCGATGA
- a CDS encoding GNAT family N-acetyltransferase, producing MKITIEPLEIEAHLDTVHAWVTHPRSAYWMMLDASVDDVAEEHARIARHPHHDAWLGRVDGEPAFLVETYDPARSELGGIVGLPELAPGDLGMHVLVAPAAGEPTTGFTTRIFRAVMRHCFADPGVRRVVVEPDVRNLPIRRKNTDAGFVELREVDLGEKTAMLSVCTREMFAAAHLRPENLRIAHRHLVAKAIAEFSHERMIAPVAVDGGADDAWELQGPSTTYVFTARRFMLDHWVVDPASIVRRGEEGEEAEVDAQAFVAEFAPALGIPATLLPTYLEELAATIASSCWKLEHQALTAADLVEADHQSVEGAMSEGHPAFVANNGRIGFDIDDHARWAPETSNDLSLLWVAVAREQSHLALGRGEDEQRLYAAELGEATLARFAAKLRSLELDPDGFRYVPVHPWQWRHKLAVTFATDVAARRIVLVGEGEDAHRPQQSIRTYFNTSRPERHYVKTALSIQNMGFMRGLSPAYMAATPVINDWVADLVEGDAELKERGFGVLRELASVGWTGDVFHALPDPSPYRKMIAALWRESPVPRLAEGERCATMAALLHRDASGASYAAELVRASGLPAREWVRAYLDAYLRPLVHCLMAYDLAFMPHGENLVMVLQDHVPVRMFMKDIGEEVAVMGDLPLPEEVARIRGEFPDDVKALAVHTDIFDGVLRYVAAILDDDGVLPETEFWAQARACIVDHAADHPELADAAARYDFLRPRFRHSCLNRLQLRNTLQMVDITDQAESLMFAGTLANPVA from the coding sequence ATGAAGATCACGATCGAACCCCTCGAGATCGAGGCGCACCTCGACACGGTGCACGCCTGGGTGACCCACCCGCGCTCGGCCTACTGGATGATGCTGGACGCCTCGGTCGACGACGTGGCCGAGGAGCACGCCCGGATCGCCCGTCATCCACACCACGACGCCTGGCTGGGCCGGGTCGACGGCGAGCCCGCGTTCCTGGTCGAGACCTACGACCCCGCCCGCAGTGAGCTCGGTGGGATCGTCGGTCTGCCCGAGCTGGCACCCGGCGACCTGGGCATGCACGTGCTGGTCGCACCGGCCGCCGGCGAGCCCACGACCGGGTTCACGACGCGTATCTTCCGCGCGGTGATGCGGCACTGCTTCGCGGATCCCGGTGTGCGCCGTGTGGTGGTCGAGCCCGACGTACGCAACCTGCCGATCCGCCGCAAGAACACCGACGCCGGCTTCGTCGAGCTGCGCGAGGTCGACCTCGGCGAGAAGACGGCGATGCTCTCGGTCTGCACGCGGGAGATGTTCGCCGCCGCCCACCTACGCCCCGAGAACCTGCGGATCGCCCACCGGCACCTGGTCGCGAAGGCGATCGCGGAGTTCAGCCACGAGCGGATGATCGCGCCGGTCGCCGTCGACGGTGGCGCCGACGACGCCTGGGAGCTGCAGGGGCCGTCGACGACGTACGTCTTCACCGCTCGCCGCTTCATGCTCGATCACTGGGTGGTCGACCCGGCCTCGATCGTGCGGCGCGGCGAGGAGGGTGAGGAGGCCGAGGTCGACGCGCAGGCGTTCGTGGCCGAGTTCGCGCCGGCGCTGGGCATCCCGGCGACGCTGCTCCCGACGTATCTGGAGGAGCTGGCGGCGACGATCGCCTCGTCGTGCTGGAAGCTGGAGCACCAGGCGCTGACTGCGGCCGACCTGGTCGAGGCCGACCACCAGAGCGTCGAGGGCGCGATGAGCGAGGGCCACCCGGCCTTCGTCGCCAACAACGGCCGGATCGGCTTCGACATCGACGACCACGCCCGCTGGGCGCCGGAGACGAGCAACGACCTGAGCCTGCTGTGGGTCGCGGTCGCCCGGGAGCAGTCGCACCTCGCGCTGGGCCGTGGCGAGGACGAGCAGCGGCTCTATGCGGCCGAGCTCGGCGAGGCGACGCTGGCCCGGTTCGCGGCGAAGCTGCGCAGCCTCGAGCTCGACCCGGACGGATTCCGCTACGTGCCCGTGCACCCGTGGCAGTGGCGCCACAAGCTGGCGGTCACCTTCGCGACCGACGTCGCCGCGCGCCGGATCGTGCTGGTCGGCGAGGGCGAGGACGCCCACCGCCCGCAGCAGTCGATCCGCACCTACTTCAACACCTCGCGGCCCGAGCGGCACTACGTCAAGACCGCGCTGTCGATCCAGAACATGGGCTTCATGCGCGGCCTCTCGCCGGCCTACATGGCCGCGACCCCGGTCATCAACGACTGGGTCGCCGACCTGGTCGAGGGAGATGCGGAGCTGAAGGAGCGCGGCTTCGGCGTGCTCCGCGAGCTGGCCTCGGTCGGCTGGACCGGCGATGTCTTCCACGCCCTGCCGGACCCCTCGCCCTACCGGAAGATGATCGCCGCGCTGTGGCGGGAGTCGCCGGTGCCACGGCTGGCCGAGGGTGAGCGGTGCGCGACGATGGCGGCGCTGCTCCACCGCGACGCCTCGGGGGCCTCCTACGCCGCCGAGCTGGTCCGTGCCTCCGGGCTGCCCGCCCGGGAGTGGGTGCGCGCCTATCTGGACGCCTATCTACGACCGCTGGTGCACTGCCTGATGGCCTACGACCTGGCGTTCATGCCGCACGGGGAGAACCTGGTGATGGTGCTGCAGGATCACGTGCCGGTGCGGATGTTCATGAAGGACATCGGCGAGGAGGTGGCGGTGATGGGTGACCTGCCGCTGCCCGAGGAGGTCGCCCGGATCCGCGGCGAGTTCCCCGACGACGTCAAGGCGCTGGCCGTGCACACCGACATCTTCGACGGGGTGCTGCGCTACGTCGCCGCGATCCTCGATGATGACGGGGTGCTGCCGGAGACCGAGTTCTGGGCCCAGGCCCGGGCGTGCATCGTCGACCATGCCGCCGACCACCCCGAGCTGGCCGACGCGGCCGCGCGCTACGACTTCCTGCGACCGCGCTTCCGGCACTCGTGCCTCAACCGGCTCCAGCTGCGCAACACGCTGCAGATGGTCGACATCACCGACCAGGCCGAGTCGCTGATGTTCGCGGGTACGTTGGCAAACCCGGTCGCATGA
- a CDS encoding penicillin acylase family protein translates to MSLFRDEWGIPHVRGASPAEVARMQGWVTARDRAWQLEIERLRGEGRTAELLGPAGLEWDTFARRARVAAVARAAYAGLDEETQEFLTAYVEGVRSGLEGASCPELEGLGAAPGAWQPWTPLAVFWVQQILFGSFPSKLFGARAAMVLGAEAALFRTEGLSGGSNAYGVGGGRTASGAPIVAGDPHRLFEAPNVYLQVRLACTDPDDTFDVVGMTFPGVPGVQHFAHAGRVAWGITNAMGDYQDLYRVDLRPGGDVVRRSVETVLVRDQEPVEVEVLETERGPVVLDDPEEGWGQALRTPGHDLDDLGFGALLPLLRSRSAADVESAVAHWVEPVNNWVIADVTGDVVHTVGGRVPRRDDAGEWVGWVDPLPRRTASAGGAVVTANDRCMPEFGALASAFAPPFRAKRITHLLDEAGPLDAEHAVAVLADTAQTAGEPLLALVPAELLPAAPAEWHGAMDGSPGAAWYAALRAEVVDRICAAPSLAPLREPSPHGPLYAPWFSLPARVAGALHIILAAQKPFGLDPRALVAEAARAVHEAGDPAPWPEDHRFWPLHALEQFELPHTRTAPATPLPGDTDTVRCNAWIPGTTVTVRGSVARYAWDLAHRDNSRWVVPLGASGDPDSPHHTDQHDAWADGGAVAVVTDWSLLTEEKTCP, encoded by the coding sequence ATGAGTTTGTTTCGAGACGAGTGGGGCATCCCGCACGTGCGGGGTGCCTCGCCGGCCGAGGTGGCCCGGATGCAGGGCTGGGTCACCGCTCGTGACCGTGCCTGGCAGCTCGAGATCGAGCGGCTGCGCGGCGAGGGCCGCACCGCCGAGCTGCTCGGTCCGGCCGGGCTGGAGTGGGACACCTTCGCCCGCCGCGCCCGGGTCGCGGCGGTGGCGCGCGCTGCCTACGCCGGGCTCGACGAGGAGACGCAGGAGTTCCTGACGGCGTACGTCGAGGGGGTCCGCTCCGGCCTGGAGGGTGCTTCCTGTCCTGAGCTCGAGGGCCTCGGGGCGGCGCCGGGCGCCTGGCAGCCCTGGACGCCGCTGGCGGTCTTCTGGGTCCAGCAGATCCTCTTCGGCTCGTTCCCCTCGAAGCTCTTCGGTGCCCGGGCCGCGATGGTGCTGGGAGCCGAGGCCGCGCTGTTCCGCACCGAGGGTCTCTCCGGCGGCTCCAACGCCTACGGTGTCGGCGGCGGCCGCACCGCCTCCGGTGCGCCGATCGTGGCCGGCGACCCGCACCGGCTCTTCGAAGCGCCCAACGTCTACCTCCAGGTGCGGCTGGCGTGCACCGACCCCGACGACACCTTCGACGTGGTCGGGATGACCTTTCCCGGGGTGCCGGGCGTGCAGCACTTTGCCCACGCCGGCCGGGTTGCCTGGGGGATCACCAACGCGATGGGCGACTACCAGGATCTCTACCGGGTCGACCTGCGCCCGGGCGGTGACGTGGTGCGGCGCAGCGTGGAGACGGTGCTCGTGCGTGACCAGGAGCCGGTGGAGGTCGAGGTGCTCGAGACCGAGCGCGGGCCGGTGGTGCTCGACGATCCGGAGGAGGGCTGGGGCCAGGCGCTGCGTACGCCCGGCCACGATCTCGACGACCTCGGCTTCGGTGCGCTCCTCCCGCTGCTGCGGTCACGTTCGGCCGCCGACGTGGAGTCTGCCGTGGCGCACTGGGTCGAGCCGGTCAACAACTGGGTGATCGCCGACGTGACCGGCGACGTCGTGCACACGGTCGGCGGCCGGGTGCCGCGGCGCGACGACGCCGGGGAGTGGGTCGGCTGGGTCGATCCGCTGCCGCGGCGTACGGCCTCGGCGGGCGGGGCCGTGGTGACCGCCAACGACCGCTGCATGCCGGAGTTCGGGGCGCTCGCCTCCGCCTTCGCGCCGCCGTTTCGCGCGAAGCGGATCACCCATCTGCTCGACGAGGCGGGTCCTCTCGACGCCGAGCATGCGGTGGCGGTGCTCGCCGACACCGCCCAGACCGCGGGCGAGCCGCTGCTGGCTCTGGTGCCGGCCGAGCTGCTTCCCGCGGCGCCGGCCGAGTGGCACGGCGCGATGGACGGTTCACCGGGCGCAGCCTGGTATGCCGCGCTGCGCGCCGAGGTGGTCGACCGGATCTGTGCGGCGCCCTCGCTCGCGCCGCTGCGGGAGCCGTCTCCGCACGGACCGCTCTACGCGCCGTGGTTCAGCCTGCCCGCCCGGGTGGCCGGCGCGCTGCACATCATCCTGGCCGCCCAGAAGCCCTTCGGGCTGGACCCGCGAGCGCTGGTGGCCGAGGCAGCGAGGGCGGTTCACGAGGCCGGCGATCCGGCACCCTGGCCGGAGGACCACCGCTTCTGGCCGCTGCACGCGCTGGAGCAGTTCGAGCTGCCCCACACCCGCACCGCCCCCGCCACCCCGCTGCCGGGCGACACCGACACGGTCCGCTGCAACGCCTGGATCCCGGGCACCACCGTGACGGTGCGAGGCTCGGTGGCCCGCTACGCCTGGGACCTCGCCCACCGCGACAACAGCCGCTGGGTCGTACCGCTGGGCGCCAGCGGCGACCCCGACAGCCCCCACCACACCGACCAGCACGACGCCTGGGCCGACGGCGGCGCCGTGGCCGTCGTCACCGACTGGTCGCTGCTCACCGAGGAGAAGACATGCCCCTGA